The Faecalibacterium prausnitzii genome includes a window with the following:
- a CDS encoding helix-turn-helix domain-containing protein translates to MKPDSTSYENILEVENQGSQLSTFYKIMSPVQITLESCTGLGETDQYSIQMFSPNGCWLHENSMDALFRALSSRPLHRHDYFELMLVLEGEVIQQIEEKEYPYRAGTCCLVNRSILHNERFTGPAKLCFIGLSVDFVRSLTESASLQLFEAERHLPENPVLQFMLANLGQDLRKEYQDLFPTPENTDSVQTLTTLIARMTHILHEPSAAATYYLKGALCELFDFLSSGFYVTPVHLSSSPEILLFLRISRLLEDTDGRLPRSELARLLNYNGSYLNSIVQRRTGLCLFDYGMTFCFQKAERLLRETTLSVSEIALQLKFTNRTHFYELFRQKYGMTPQQWRKMQKSAEHSE, encoded by the coding sequence ATGAAACCGGATTCCACCAGCTACGAGAATATTTTGGAGGTTGAAAATCAGGGCAGTCAGCTCTCTACCTTCTACAAGATCATGTCCCCGGTGCAGATCACGCTGGAGTCCTGTACCGGTCTGGGGGAAACCGACCAATACAGCATTCAGATGTTCTCACCAAATGGCTGCTGGCTGCATGAAAACTCTATGGATGCTTTGTTCCGTGCGCTCAGCTCCCGTCCGCTGCACCGCCACGATTATTTTGAGCTGATGCTGGTGCTGGAAGGAGAGGTCATCCAACAGATCGAGGAAAAAGAATATCCCTACCGTGCCGGGACCTGCTGTCTGGTGAACCGCAGTATCCTCCACAACGAACGGTTCACAGGCCCCGCCAAGCTCTGTTTTATTGGTCTATCCGTAGATTTTGTCCGCAGCCTGACGGAATCTGCATCCCTGCAATTATTTGAAGCCGAGCGTCATCTGCCGGAAAATCCCGTTTTGCAGTTCATGCTGGCAAATCTGGGCCAGGACCTCCGAAAGGAATATCAGGATCTTTTCCCCACACCGGAAAACACCGATAGCGTTCAAACCCTGACAACGCTCATCGCCCGCATGACCCACATCCTGCACGAACCCAGTGCCGCCGCCACCTATTATTTGAAGGGCGCGCTTTGCGAACTGTTCGATTTTCTGTCGTCCGGGTTCTACGTCACCCCGGTTCACCTGAGCAGCAGCCCCGAAATCCTGCTCTTTCTGCGTATCAGCCGTTTGCTGGAGGATACCGACGGGCGGCTGCCTCGCAGTGAACTGGCACGGCTTTTGAATTACAATGGCAGCTACCTCAATTCCATCGTCCAGCGCCGCACCGGTCTGTGTCTTTTCGATTACGGCATGACCTTCTGTTTCCAGAAGGCTGAACGGCTTTTGCGGGAGACAACACTTTCCGTCAGCGAGATCGCCCTACAACTCAAATTTACCAACCGCACCCACTTCTACGAGCTGTTCCGGCAAAAGTACGGCATGACCCCGCAACAATGGCGCAAGATGCAGAAAAGCGCAGAGCACTCTGAATAA
- a CDS encoding carbohydrate ABC transporter permease → MGEKTKKKGSISYAKWGYIFIAPFFLIFAVFQLIPLASTIYYSFFEYYRSGLKIIGPNFVGLKNYVTLFATDLPKYFSNTLLLWIIGFIPQIAISLLLAAWFTDLRLKLKGQTFFKTVIYMPNLIMASAFAMLFFALFSDNGPVNAALMGMGILKQPFSFLNTVWGNRGLIGLMNFLMWFGNTTIMLMAAIMGVDPTLYEAAELDGCTPNQMFWKITIPLIRPILVYVMITSMIGGLQMFDVPQILTNGKGGPDRTSTTMIMYLNNHLFSKNYGMAGAVSVVLFLVCAVLCVVVYVSLTREDDGRSKAERKALKGGKK, encoded by the coding sequence ATGGGAGAGAAAACAAAAAAGAAAGGGTCGATCAGCTACGCGAAATGGGGCTACATCTTCATCGCACCGTTCTTTCTCATTTTCGCGGTATTCCAGCTGATCCCCCTGGCATCCACCATCTATTACAGCTTCTTTGAATATTACCGCAGCGGTCTGAAGATCATCGGACCCAACTTTGTGGGCTTGAAGAACTACGTGACCCTGTTTGCAACAGACCTGCCCAAATATTTCAGCAACACTCTGCTGCTCTGGATCATCGGCTTCATCCCGCAGATCGCCATCTCCCTGCTGCTGGCGGCCTGGTTCACCGACCTGCGCCTCAAGCTGAAGGGCCAGACCTTCTTCAAGACGGTCATCTACATGCCCAACCTGATCATGGCATCGGCGTTCGCCATGCTGTTCTTCGCCCTCTTCTCGGACAACGGCCCCGTCAATGCGGCGCTGATGGGCATGGGCATCCTCAAGCAGCCGTTCAGCTTCCTGAACACGGTCTGGGGCAACCGCGGTCTGATCGGCCTGATGAACTTCCTGATGTGGTTCGGCAACACCACCATCATGCTGATGGCCGCCATCATGGGCGTGGACCCCACCCTGTATGAGGCCGCTGAGCTGGATGGCTGCACCCCGAACCAGATGTTCTGGAAGATCACCATCCCGCTCATCCGCCCCATCCTCGTTTACGTCATGATCACCTCGATGATCGGCGGCTTGCAGATGTTCGATGTGCCGCAGATCCTGACCAACGGTAAGGGCGGCCCGGACCGCACCTCCACCACCATGATCATGTACCTGAACAACCACCTGTTCAGCAAGAACTACGGCATGGCAGGCGCGGTGTCTGTGGTGCTGTTCCTCGTCTGCGCAGTGCTCTGCGTCGTCGTTTACGTGAGCCTGACCAGGGAAGACGATGGCCGCAGCAAGGCAGAGCGCAAGGCTCTGAAAGGAGGAAAGAAGTAA
- a CDS encoding twin-arginine translocation signal domain-containing protein, with translation MRKISRRNFLVASGAVAITAALSACGGSSSTASSTAASSAAASSAAAGPAAQGKVLNIWCWNDEFQSRFNDYYPEVSAIASDKSTTTLKDGTTVKWTINANENNNYQNKLDEALLSQDSAADDDKIDIFLIEADYALKYVDSDYVLDVKKDIGLTDADLAGQYQYTKDIVTVDGSQRGTTWQATPGLFAYRRSIAKDVLGTDDPTEVQTYLSDWDKFNDVAAQASAKGYKMLSGFDDAYRTFSNNVAAPWVTGTTVTVDENIMKWVDQTKEYTDKGYNNKSSLWDSQWASDQGPNGKVFGFFYSTWGINFTLLGNSLETPTSEGGKEEVGNGIYGDYAVCEGPQPYYWGGTWICGAAGSDNLDTIKDVMQKLTCDEAIMKQITLDTQDYTNNEKAMEEIASSDYKSDFLGGQNHIALFAEAAKKIDMSNAGPYDQGLNESFQTAFKDYFTGNVDEDTAKANFETAIKEKYPELTDVVWPA, from the coding sequence ATGAGAAAGATTTCGCGTCGTAATTTCCTGGTCGCTTCTGGTGCAGTCGCCATCACCGCAGCGCTTTCTGCATGCGGCGGCAGTTCTTCCACTGCCAGCTCGACCGCAGCCTCCTCTGCAGCCGCTTCTTCTGCCGCAGCCGGGCCTGCCGCACAGGGCAAGGTGCTGAACATCTGGTGCTGGAACGACGAATTCCAGAGCCGCTTCAACGATTATTACCCCGAAGTCTCCGCCATCGCATCGGATAAGTCCACCACCACCCTGAAGGATGGCACGACCGTGAAGTGGACCATCAATGCCAACGAGAACAACAACTATCAGAACAAGCTGGACGAGGCCCTGCTGAGCCAGGACTCCGCAGCCGATGATGATAAGATCGATATCTTCCTGATCGAGGCCGACTACGCGCTGAAGTATGTCGATTCCGATTACGTTCTGGATGTCAAGAAGGACATCGGCCTGACCGACGCCGACCTGGCGGGTCAGTATCAGTACACCAAGGACATCGTCACCGTCGATGGCAGCCAGCGCGGCACCACCTGGCAGGCAACGCCGGGCCTGTTCGCATACCGCCGCAGCATCGCAAAGGATGTTCTGGGCACCGATGATCCCACCGAAGTCCAGACCTACCTGTCCGATTGGGACAAGTTCAACGACGTCGCTGCACAGGCATCTGCCAAGGGCTACAAGATGCTGTCCGGCTTCGATGATGCATACCGCACCTTCTCCAACAACGTGGCAGCGCCCTGGGTCACCGGCACCACCGTCACCGTCGATGAGAACATCATGAAGTGGGTCGATCAGACCAAGGAGTACACCGACAAGGGCTACAACAACAAGTCCAGCCTGTGGGACAGCCAGTGGGCATCCGACCAGGGCCCCAACGGCAAGGTCTTCGGCTTCTTCTACTCCACCTGGGGCATCAACTTCACCCTGCTGGGCAACTCTCTGGAGACGCCTACTTCTGAGGGCGGCAAGGAAGAGGTCGGCAACGGCATCTACGGTGACTACGCAGTCTGCGAAGGCCCTCAGCCGTATTACTGGGGCGGTACCTGGATCTGCGGCGCAGCCGGCAGCGACAACCTCGACACCATCAAGGATGTCATGCAGAAGCTGACCTGCGATGAGGCCATCATGAAGCAGATCACTCTGGATACCCAGGACTACACCAACAACGAAAAGGCCATGGAAGAGATCGCCAGCAGCGATTACAAGTCCGACTTCCTGGGCGGCCAGAACCACATCGCGCTGTTCGCAGAGGCAGCCAAGAAGATCGACATGTCCAACGCCGGCCCGTATGACCAGGGCCTGAACGAGAGCTTCCAGACCGCCTTCAAGGATTACTTCACCGGCAACGTGGATGAAGATACCGCAAAGGCAAACTTCGAGACCGCCATCAAGGAGAAGTATCCGGAGCTGACCGACGTTGTCTGGCCCGCATAA
- a CDS encoding carbohydrate ABC transporter permease, translated as MAHTASTKSEKATLAARRTGCYIALVLISFLCLFFFYVLVINSTRTHFEIQKGFSLLPGKSLMTNLKNVLNDANIPVLTGVRNSLIVSACSAALSVYFSALTAYGIYAYNFRFKKVAFAIILLIMTMPTQVSALGFLQLITKMGLKNSFLPLIIPSIAAPAVFFFMKQYLDASLPMEIVEAARIDGAGEFYTFNKIVLPIMKPALAVQAIFAFVSSWNNYFIPALVLDTADKKTLPILIAQLRSADFLKFDMGKVYMMVAIAILPVIIVYLLLSKFIVRGVALGGVKG; from the coding sequence ATGGCTCACACTGCATCGACAAAGTCGGAAAAAGCCACACTGGCTGCCCGCCGCACCGGGTGCTACATCGCGCTGGTGCTCATCAGCTTTCTGTGCCTGTTCTTCTTCTATGTGCTGGTCATCAACTCCACCCGTACCCACTTTGAGATCCAGAAAGGCTTTTCGCTGCTCCCCGGCAAATCCCTGATGACCAACCTGAAAAACGTGCTGAACGACGCGAACATCCCGGTGCTGACCGGTGTGCGGAACAGCCTGATCGTCTCGGCCTGTTCGGCTGCGCTCAGCGTCTACTTCTCGGCCCTGACGGCTTACGGCATTTATGCCTACAACTTCCGGTTCAAGAAGGTGGCGTTCGCCATCATCCTGCTCATTATGACCATGCCGACGCAGGTGTCGGCCCTGGGCTTTTTGCAGCTCATCACGAAGATGGGCCTGAAGAACTCGTTCCTCCCGCTCATCATCCCCAGCATCGCAGCGCCTGCCGTCTTCTTCTTTATGAAGCAGTACCTCGACGCCAGCCTGCCGATGGAGATCGTGGAAGCGGCCCGCATCGACGGAGCCGGAGAGTTCTATACCTTCAATAAGATCGTGCTCCCCATCATGAAGCCCGCGCTGGCGGTGCAGGCCATCTTCGCCTTCGTGTCCAGCTGGAACAATTACTTCATCCCCGCTCTGGTCCTGGATACCGCCGATAAGAAGACCCTGCCCATCCTGATTGCGCAGCTGCGCAGTGCAGACTTCCTGAAGTTCGATATGGGCAAGGTGTATATGATGGTCGCCATCGCCATCCTGCCCGTGATCATCGTCTACCTGCTGCTCTCGAAGTTCATCGTCCGCGGCGTGGCACTGGGCGGCGTAAAAGGCTAA
- a CDS encoding MFS transporter: MSAPATTEKKYLKWYQKLAYGSGDLASNCSYGLVSSFVLLYLTGTLGLDSAIIGSLMLASKVLDGISDVIFGTLIDRTHSKLGKARPWMLFGQVGVSLCLFLLFAIPAGSTTMQYIYFFIVYTALNAVFYTANGIAYSSLVALITKNNNERVQLGSFRFMFAVVTNIFMGFAVTGMVEKFGSGAAGWRTTALIFAIVGLVVNTISCLAVKELPEEELSGNTSEAAEEGKAVAEEKKHGFAETAKILIHNKYYLMILAIYIVYYIMSNLTTGAGVFCATYYWGDGSLLGQFSMMKMFPVIIALAIAPVLIKKTGSMQKVNFWGYAISSVLGIPMIYFAMQKNLSMFLLFMFIKGIFAGTLSGSLNALIAEASGYTTRTTGIHMDGMMYSCSSLGVKVGGGIGTAAVGWLLKLGGFVGTATVQSESAIRMIFNLYITFPFVIGIIITVLLAFLDVEKANKKWDAEHQKEAQA, encoded by the coding sequence ATGTCTGCACCTGCAACGACAGAGAAAAAATATCTGAAATGGTATCAGAAGCTGGCCTACGGTTCCGGTGATCTGGCCTCTAACTGCTCCTATGGTCTGGTTTCCAGCTTTGTACTGCTTTATCTGACCGGAACACTGGGTCTGGACAGCGCCATCATCGGCTCTTTGATGCTGGCTTCCAAGGTCCTGGACGGCATCAGCGATGTGATCTTTGGCACCCTGATCGACCGCACCCACTCCAAGCTGGGCAAGGCTCGTCCCTGGATGCTGTTTGGCCAGGTAGGCGTTTCCCTCTGCCTGTTTTTGCTGTTTGCCATCCCGGCTGGCAGCACCACCATGCAGTACATCTACTTCTTCATCGTGTACACGGCACTGAATGCAGTGTTCTATACTGCCAACGGCATTGCCTATTCCTCTCTGGTGGCGCTGATCACCAAGAACAACAATGAGCGTGTGCAGCTGGGCTCCTTCCGTTTTATGTTTGCGGTCGTCACCAACATCTTTATGGGCTTTGCCGTTACCGGCATGGTGGAGAAGTTCGGCAGCGGTGCCGCAGGCTGGCGTACCACGGCTCTGATCTTCGCGATCGTTGGTCTGGTGGTCAACACCATCAGCTGCCTTGCAGTTAAAGAGCTGCCGGAGGAAGAACTGAGCGGCAACACCAGCGAAGCCGCAGAGGAAGGCAAAGCAGTTGCCGAGGAGAAAAAGCATGGCTTTGCCGAGACCGCTAAGATCCTCATCCACAACAAGTATTACCTGATGATTCTTGCCATCTACATCGTGTACTATATCATGAGCAACCTGACCACCGGTGCCGGTGTGTTCTGCGCCACCTATTACTGGGGCGATGGCAGCCTGCTGGGGCAGTTCTCCATGATGAAGATGTTCCCTGTTATCATCGCACTGGCCATTGCGCCTGTCCTCATCAAAAAGACCGGCAGTATGCAGAAGGTCAACTTCTGGGGCTACGCCATCAGCAGCGTGCTGGGCATTCCCATGATCTACTTTGCCATGCAGAAGAACCTTTCCATGTTCCTGCTGTTCATGTTCATCAAGGGCATCTTTGCAGGTACCCTCAGCGGTTCTCTGAATGCCCTGATCGCTGAGGCCAGCGGCTACACCACACGCACCACCGGCATCCACATGGACGGTATGATGTACAGCTGCTCCTCTCTGGGCGTGAAGGTCGGCGGCGGCATCGGTACTGCGGCTGTGGGCTGGCTGCTGAAGTTGGGTGGCTTTGTGGGTACCGCAACGGTCCAGAGCGAAAGCGCCATTCGGATGATCTTCAACCTGTACATCACCTTCCCCTTCGTGATCGGCATCATTATCACGGTGCTGCTGGCTTTCCTTGATGTGGAAAAAGCCAATAAGAAGTGGGATGCTGAACACCAGAAAGAGGCACAGGCATGA
- a CDS encoding DUF6061 family protein, giving the protein MKYDARACHFNMDTGCVELTLQDGRKISIDCTRVEDALDVTVAQRAELDYLIYNDPLGYADLILNGNLEEYLKNVTGSHGLED; this is encoded by the coding sequence ATGAAGTACGATGCAAGAGCTTGCCATTTCAACATGGATACCGGGTGCGTGGAGTTGACTCTCCAAGATGGGAGAAAAATTTCCATTGACTGCACCAGGGTCGAGGATGCGCTGGATGTGACCGTGGCGCAGAGGGCGGAGCTGGACTATCTTATTTACAATGACCCACTGGGCTATGCGGATTTGATTCTGAACGGCAATCTAGAAGAATACTTGAAAAACGTAACTGGGAGCCATGGGTTAGAAGATTAA
- a CDS encoding alanine/glycine:cation symporter family protein, translating to MIHLIETVYRFLWGDLFVLPIAGGVGISLMVVLLLTAGVFFTLRTRLLPVRLFRDMISAVCEKNQSRDSLSSFQTLIVSTATRVGMGNLVGVVAAVSAGGAGAVFWMWVTALLGASTAFVESTLAQKYRQPDPLYGGQRGGPAYYIHMWAERKRKKPLRRSVVAVLFALSGLICWCGISQVISNSVSSAFKNAFHIPPIATTVALVVLAAVIVLRKNATVKSLDVIVPVMAVCYFVMTLYVIATNITHLPAVLGSIFSEAFGLRQVAAGGFGAVLMNGIKRGLFSNEAGSGSAPCAAAAADCDDPVKMGLVQALGVLIDTIVICSCTAFVMLLAPESVTAGLTGMDLLQAAVQYHLGSFGVIFIAVTLALFSFSTFIGILFYARSNVAYLFGDRWLWQTLYKVLALGMLLVGGVQAYTVVWDLGDVGIGLMTIFNLIALYPLSGEAIEALRDYERRKHLEP from the coding sequence TTGATTCATTTGATTGAAACGGTCTATCGTTTTCTCTGGGGCGATTTGTTTGTGCTGCCCATTGCGGGCGGCGTGGGGATCTCGCTGATGGTGGTGCTGCTGCTCACGGCGGGGGTGTTCTTCACCCTGCGGACGCGTCTGCTGCCGGTGCGGCTGTTCCGGGATATGATCTCGGCCGTCTGCGAGAAAAACCAGAGCAGGGACAGCCTTTCGTCGTTCCAGACCCTCATCGTTTCCACGGCCACCCGCGTGGGCATGGGAAATCTGGTGGGCGTTGTGGCGGCGGTGTCTGCCGGTGGCGCGGGCGCAGTGTTCTGGATGTGGGTCACGGCCTTGCTGGGCGCGTCCACCGCGTTTGTGGAATCCACCCTGGCCCAGAAGTACCGACAGCCCGATCCGCTCTACGGCGGCCAGCGCGGCGGCCCGGCCTATTATATCCACATGTGGGCGGAGCGGAAGCGGAAGAAACCGCTGCGGCGCTCGGTGGTCGCGGTGCTGTTCGCGCTGTCGGGCCTCATCTGCTGGTGCGGCATCAGCCAGGTCATCAGCAACTCGGTGAGCTCGGCATTCAAGAATGCGTTCCACATCCCGCCCATTGCAACGACGGTGGCACTGGTGGTGCTGGCGGCAGTCATCGTGCTGCGCAAGAACGCCACCGTGAAAAGCCTGGACGTCATCGTGCCGGTGATGGCGGTCTGCTATTTTGTGATGACGCTTTATGTCATCGCGACCAATATCACCCACCTCCCGGCGGTGCTGGGCAGCATCTTCTCGGAAGCCTTTGGTCTGCGGCAGGTGGCGGCGGGCGGCTTTGGTGCCGTTCTGATGAACGGTATCAAGCGCGGCCTGTTCTCCAACGAGGCGGGCAGCGGCTCGGCACCCTGTGCGGCCGCAGCTGCCGACTGCGATGATCCGGTCAAGATGGGGCTGGTCCAGGCGCTGGGCGTCCTCATTGATACGATCGTCATTTGCAGCTGCACGGCCTTCGTCATGCTGCTGGCCCCGGAATCCGTCACGGCGGGCCTGACCGGCATGGACCTCTTGCAGGCGGCGGTGCAGTACCATCTGGGCAGCTTCGGCGTCATCTTCATCGCTGTGACGTTGGCGCTGTTCAGCTTTTCCACCTTCATCGGTATCCTGTTCTACGCTCGCTCCAATGTGGCGTATCTCTTCGGGGACCGCTGGCTCTGGCAGACCCTTTATAAGGTATTGGCGCTGGGGATGCTGCTGGTGGGCGGTGTGCAGGCCTACACAGTCGTGTGGGACCTTGGCGATGTGGGCATCGGCCTGATGACCATCTTCAACCTCATCGCGCTCTATCCGCTTTCCGGCGAGGCCATTGAGGCTCTCCGGGACTATGAGCGCCGGAAACATCTGGAACCCTGA
- a CDS encoding glycoside hydrolase family 2 protein, which produces MIRQNFNADWTVEKGDGNSRMNSFLGNTQTKTVHLPYDAMIHEARTPDTKNGAQTGFYPGGEYIFQKHFTAPQAWQGKPVSLVFEGVYQTALVYLNGWLLTRNVNGYAEFTVEVGPYLKYGADNLLKVIADNSLEPNSRWYTGSGIYRPVRLLVGNKVYLPQDTVCITTREVGEGFALLDVTAQVQSASTVTERVTLQQTICREGTAVLTDRQNLLLQPGESRTVSFRYCVDSPALWSPESPNLYTSIMQVLEGEEELDREETSFGIRTLSIDAAHGVCINGQTVKLRGACIHHDNGILGAATLPDAEERRIRQLKEAGFNAIRSSHHPAGRALLDACDRYGVLVMDELSDVWNLRKNPYDYALYFEQDWKQTIEKMVAKDYNHPSVILYCVGNEISEAGSESGAETNRRLCNTFRELDPTRYTTNALNGLMAAGYRLREIMGDVMRKFPAQPGPTGGDGGGSNALNSFMSLMSGEKGDYFATHPLLTEALSGCEDSCDVIGLNYLTGRHVLEHELHPHKAVLGTETYPADIVRLWRIVEENPHMIGDFTWAGYDYLGEAGCGIFHYDGGANFSSIYPERTAYIGDLDLLGNRRPISYLREIVYGLRKAPYLAVLRMEHNGQISSKTPWMFKDNLSSWTWPGFEGQTASVDVYSASEEVELFLNGASLGRRTVVDFTATYSVPYTPGELKAVGYTGGVCDGEFTLRTAQDAQMTLTADRKTLQANGEDAAFVMIQFVDANSTADLHTKHTLKVELEGAGILEAVGSANPCSEERYDTPESETFDGCCMAVVRAGEAAGEIHLTVTADDSVQKQLTILIQEAEC; this is translated from the coding sequence ATGATTCGACAGAATTTCAACGCAGATTGGACAGTAGAAAAGGGCGATGGCAATTCCCGGATGAATTCCTTTCTGGGAAATACCCAGACCAAAACCGTACATCTGCCCTACGATGCCATGATCCACGAAGCCCGCACCCCGGACACGAAAAACGGTGCACAGACCGGTTTCTACCCCGGCGGCGAGTACATTTTTCAGAAGCATTTCACCGCACCCCAGGCGTGGCAAGGCAAGCCGGTATCGCTGGTGTTTGAGGGCGTATACCAGACGGCGCTGGTCTACCTGAACGGCTGGCTGCTGACCCGGAACGTGAACGGCTATGCGGAGTTTACCGTGGAGGTTGGCCCCTACCTGAAATATGGTGCCGACAACCTGCTGAAGGTCATTGCAGACAACAGTCTGGAACCCAACAGCCGCTGGTATACCGGCAGTGGCATCTACCGCCCGGTGCGGCTGCTGGTGGGAAACAAGGTCTATCTGCCGCAGGATACCGTGTGTATCACCACCCGGGAGGTGGGCGAGGGCTTTGCCCTGCTGGATGTGACGGCGCAGGTGCAGTCTGCCAGCACTGTTACAGAACGGGTGACCCTGCAGCAGACCATCTGCCGGGAGGGCACGGCAGTGCTCACCGACCGGCAGAACCTCCTGCTCCAGCCCGGCGAAAGCAGAACCGTCTCCTTCCGGTACTGCGTGGACAGCCCGGCTCTGTGGAGCCCGGAGAGCCCCAACCTCTACACCAGCATTATGCAGGTGCTGGAGGGCGAGGAAGAACTGGACCGGGAAGAGACCAGCTTCGGCATCCGTACCCTGAGCATCGATGCAGCGCATGGGGTATGCATCAACGGGCAGACCGTCAAGCTGCGGGGTGCCTGCATCCACCACGACAACGGCATTCTGGGTGCAGCTACCTTGCCCGATGCCGAGGAGCGCCGCATTCGTCAACTGAAGGAAGCGGGCTTCAATGCCATCCGCTCCTCCCATCACCCGGCAGGGCGGGCGCTGCTGGATGCCTGCGACCGGTACGGTGTGCTGGTGATGGACGAGCTGAGCGACGTATGGAACCTGCGGAAGAATCCCTACGACTATGCTCTGTACTTTGAGCAGGACTGGAAGCAGACCATCGAGAAGATGGTGGCAAAGGACTACAACCACCCCAGTGTTATTTTGTACTGTGTGGGCAACGAGATCTCCGAGGCGGGCTCGGAAAGCGGAGCAGAGACCAACCGTCGGCTCTGCAACACCTTCCGGGAGCTGGACCCCACCCGTTACACCACCAACGCCCTCAACGGTCTGATGGCAGCCGGTTACCGTCTGCGGGAGATCATGGGGGATGTGATGCGAAAGTTCCCGGCACAGCCCGGCCCAACCGGCGGCGATGGCGGCGGCAGCAATGCTCTGAACAGCTTTATGAGCCTGATGTCCGGGGAAAAGGGGGACTACTTTGCCACCCATCCCCTGCTCACCGAGGCGCTGTCCGGCTGCGAGGATTCTTGCGATGTGATCGGTCTGAACTACCTTACCGGACGCCACGTGCTGGAGCATGAGCTGCACCCCCACAAGGCAGTGCTGGGTACCGAGACCTACCCGGCAGACATCGTGCGGCTGTGGCGCATTGTGGAGGAGAACCCCCACATGATCGGCGACTTCACATGGGCTGGCTACGATTATCTGGGGGAGGCCGGCTGCGGCATCTTCCATTACGATGGCGGTGCCAATTTCAGCAGCATCTACCCGGAACGCACCGCCTATATTGGAGATCTGGATCTGCTGGGCAACCGCCGCCCCATCAGCTATCTGCGGGAGATCGTTTACGGTCTGCGGAAGGCACCTTATCTGGCAGTGCTGCGAATGGAACACAACGGTCAGATCTCCAGCAAAACGCCTTGGATGTTCAAGGATAACCTTTCCAGTTGGACATGGCCCGGTTTTGAGGGACAAACGGCTTCGGTGGATGTGTACTCCGCCTCGGAGGAGGTGGAGCTGTTCCTGAACGGTGCTTCTCTGGGTCGCCGTACCGTGGTGGATTTTACCGCCACCTACAGCGTGCCCTACACTCCCGGCGAGCTGAAGGCTGTGGGCTATACCGGCGGTGTGTGTGACGGCGAGTTCACGCTGCGCACCGCACAGGATGCACAGATGACCCTTACAGCAGATCGTAAGACCCTGCAAGCTAACGGCGAGGATGCCGCCTTTGTGATGATCCAATTCGTGGATGCAAATAGCACTGCAGATCTGCACACCAAGCACACCCTGAAGGTGGAGTTGGAGGGTGCAGGCATTCTGGAAGCCGTAGGCAGCGCAAACCCCTGCTCCGAGGAACGTTACGACACCCCGGAAAGCGAGACCTTTGACGGCTGCTGCATGGCGGTGGTCCGTGCAGGAGAAGCTGCGGGCGAAATTCATCTGACCGTCACAGCAGATGACAGCGTTCA